Within Pseudomonas tructae, the genomic segment CGATCTCGGTCAGCTTGAGCGGATCGGTCTGCCACAGTTGGGGGTCGTACGGCACCGTGTCGCTATGCCCGGCCAGCACCAGCCCGCCCGGGCCGCTGCCGTAGCTGGCCAGCAGGTTGAACTTGCCCGGAGTGACCTGCTGGATATCGCAGGCAAAACCCAGGTCCCCCAGCCAGCCGGCCAGCAGGTCGATCACCGCGCGGTTGGACTGATCCAGCGACGGCTGGGTACAGCTGACCGATGGCGCGGCGATCAGGGCGGCGAACTGCTCTTTGAGCGATGGCAACGGCATGCGCTTTCTCCTTGGGCGAAGCTCATCATAGGGCCATCCGGCACCGGGAATAAACCGCCGCGAGCCGACTCCTGTACACTGCACCCCCAAGACGCTCCCTGTCATTCGAGCCTGGATTACCCAGCAATGCATAAAGAAACCGAAATCAAACTGCGGGTCAGCCGCGAGACCCTCGCCGCCCTGCGTGAACACCCATTGCTGAACAAGCGCAACAAGTCCGGGTGGCAGAGCCGCGAACTGCTTAACCAGTACTTCGACACCCCGGAGCGCGACCTGGCCGCGGCCAAGGTCGCCCTGCGCCTGCGTCGTGATGGTGACGTGGTTATCCAGACCCTCAAGACCCGCGGCCAGAGCGTTGCCGGCCTGTCCCAGCGTAACGAGCACGAATGGCAGCTGCCCAAGGCCAAACTCGACCTGAAAAAGCTCGACGACACCTGCTGGCCGGCCGAACTCGCCGAGGTCGACAAAAAGACCATCAAAGCCCTGTTCACCACCGATTTCACCCGCGAATACGCAGAAATCGCCTGGGGTCGTGGCAAAGCCAAGGTGGTGATCGAGGCCGCGCTGGACCTGGGCACGGTTGTCGCGGGCAAGCAGAAGGAAGCCATCTGCGAGCTGGAGCTGGAACTGCGTGAAGGCGCCCCTGAAGCGCTGCTGGAACTGGCCGCCGAGCTGTCTGCCAGCCTGCCGCTGTTCCCCTGCGATATCAGCAAGGCCGAGCGCGGCTACCGCCTGCTCGACCCGGCCAGCTATGCATTGAGCCTGCCGGCCGCTCAACTGAGCGCCGAGATGCCACTGGACGAGGCTTTCGCCGCCCTGGCCCTGCAACTGCTTGGCGCCAGCCAGCGCTTGGCCGAACAGTACCATTTCACCGGCCACTGGCGCCTGCTGCAGGATTGGGTTCAGGCCCTGGCAGAGCTGCGTGCCCTGCTCAGCAGCCTGGGCCAGGCCGCACCGCGCCCGACTACCGCTACCCTGCGCAGCAGCCTCGACGCCCTGCTCGAAGATTGGCGCCCATTGGTATTGGCCGGTAACGACGACGAAGACGTTCGCCGTGCCGCACCTGAACAGTTCGCCGAAGAGCTGCTGGACACTCGCTGGGGTCAGTTCTCCCTGGAAGCGTCGCGCTGGCTGCTGGCCCGTGGCTGGACCGTCGAGCGCAACAAGCGTGGCGACCGCCAGGGTGCCGCACAACTGGCCAACTGGCTGAACGTGCTGCTGGCCGACGAAGCCAAGGCCTTGAACCTGCCACTGTATCATCGCCAGCCCGAAGACCTGGCCGAACAGCTGCCGCGCATCGAGCGCCTGCTGGCCTGGCTGCACCATGCCCGTCAGGTGCTGGAGAGCCCCGACCTGGACCGTCTGTTCGGCGAGCTGAACAAGCTGCAGGAACTTGCCAACCTGCCAATCAGCGACGAAGTAGAAGCCGACGTACGTACCGAGGTCCTTGAAGCCCGTGCTCAACAGGCCATGGCCGTGTTCCAGAGCCGCGGCTGGAAGCACCTGCTGCGCAAGTAAGGCTCAGGGCAGCACCGGCAGACTCGTCGTGGACTTGATTTCAGACAAGGCCACGGTCGAGTTGACCTCCTGGATCCCCGGCACCATCGACAGCTTTTCGAAGAAGAAACGTTCGTAGGCTTCGATGTCCGGGGTGACAATGCGCAACAGAAAGTCCACTGCGCCCATCAACACATAGCATTCCAGTACTTCCGGAAAACCGCGGATCGCCTCGGTGAACTCGGTGAAGTTGGAGCGTCCGTGGGCATTGAGTTTGACCTCGGCGAAAATCTGCGTGTTCAGGCCAATCTTCTTGCGGTCGAGCAGGGTCACCTGGGCGCGAATCACCCCCTCTTCTTTCAAGCGCTGTATGCGCCGCCAGCAAGGCGATTGCGACAGGCCCACGCGCTCGGCAATCTGCGCGCTGGAAAGCGAGGCATCGTCCTGCAACAAGGCCAGGATCCGCCGGTCATAGGCGTCCAGTTCGCTGTGCATGAATATTTCTCCAAAACGAACAACTGCAAATTAATCTATTCAATTCATGGCGATTTCCAAACGATCATAGAGAAGAAATACCCCGGCCTGCATGTAAAAATTTCTCCACTTTCTTCGGAGAAACCCATGAGCGCACTTCAACGGCTCGACAGCCCTCTCATGCCCTTGCGCAACGATGTCTGGGCAGCCAACAACGCCCATAGCGATGTCCGCTATCAACTGCAGGTAGAAGCCGAGCCCGACAGCCTGTGCCGGGTGCTCAACCTGTTTGCCTTGCAGTTCCTGGTGCCGCATCGGGTCAACGTCGAGCAACACGATGACCTGCTCAACATCGAGATCGGCATCAGCGGCCTGAGCTGGCACCGCGCCGAGCTGATTGCACAAAAAATGCGCAATCTGATCTGCGTCACCGAGGTGCGCTTGAGCGAGATCGGAAAAGCCTGGTAACCCTTGTTCACCCGCAAGGCTTTGGCCTACGGCTAACCTTGTCCAGGCCATCACTGTCGGTGGCGCGGCAAGGAAGCCTGCACTCATGCACACCCCCGGCGAAGATCGCTGGCTTGACCTCGACACCCTGCTTGGTGAACTGGTAGCCGATCAACTCATCAGTCCGATTGATCGCGCCAGCTTCCCGCCCGTGCAGAGCGACCAGCATCCACTGGAATGGATTGCCAGCCAGCAGCTAGCTGAGCGTCTCGACCTGAACTCCCTGTGCCAATGGCTGGCCAGGCGCTCGGGCCAGCCCTACCTGCATATCGACCCCCTGGAAACCGACCTTGCCCGGCTCACCGGTCTGATGTCCGCAGGTTTCGCCCGGTGCCACGGCATTCTTGCGGTGGCTGCCGATGCCCACAGCGTCACCGTAGCCAGCGCACAACCCTATGTATGCGCCTGGGAAGCGGACCTGGCCCAAGTGCTGCAGCGGCCGATCAAACGCGTGCTGGCAAGCCCGGTACAGATCCGCCAGCTCAGCCAGGCGTTCTTCCAGGTCGCACAATCGGTCAGCGGCGCCAGCCTGCAACAGTTAACGCCAACGGCTGCGAACAATCTCGAACAGTTGCTTGAACTTGGCGCTCGCGGCTCTGAAGCACAAGCCAACGACGCGCATATCGTCAGTATCGTCGACTGGCTGTTGCAGTACGCCTTCGAGCAGCGCGCCAGCGATATCCACCTTGAACCCCGGCGCGATCAGGGTCAGCTGCGCTTTCGCATCGATGGCGTACTGCATCCGGTCTACCAGTTCCCGGCACCCGTGACGTTGGCGGTGGTCAGCCGCCTGAAAAGCCTGGGGCGCATGAATGTCGCTGAAAAGCGCCGCCCTCAGGACGGGCGGATCAAGACCCGCTTACCGGGCGGAGCAGAGGTCGAGCTGCGGTTGTCGACCCTGCCCACCACCTTCGGCGAGAAGCTGGTGCTGCGTGTCTTCGACCCACAGTTGCTGCAACAGGACTTCGCTCAACTGGGCCTCGATGGCGACGACCTCACGCGTTGGTTAGCCATGCTTGACCATCGCCACGGCATCATCCTGGTCACCGGCCCCACCGGCTCGGGCAAGACCAGCACCCTCTATGCCAGCCTCAAGCACCTGGCCACCGCGCAAATCAACCTGTGTACCGTCGAAGATCCGATCGAGATGGTTGAGCCGGGCTTCAACCAATTGCAGGTGCAACCAGCCATCGACCTGGACTTTGCCGCCGGCACCCGCGCCCTCCTGCGCCAGGACCCGGATGTGATCATGATCGGCGAGATACGCGACCTGGAAACCGCTCAAGTAGCGATCCAGGCCGCCCTTACCGGGCACCTGGTGCTCTCGACTTTGCACACCAACGATGCCTGCGGCGCCGTGACCCGCTTGCTGGAGCTGGGCATCGCACCCTACCTGCTCAAGGCCAGCTTGATCGGGGTCATGGCCCAGCGCCTGGTGCGCACCCTGTGCAAGCACTGCAAGGGGTCGCAGCCGAGTGATCAGCCGGCAGGGTGCCGAGAATGCCGGCAGACCGGGTATCACGGCCGTAGTGCCCTCTTCGAGTTGCTGAGTGTGGGTGATGCGTTCAGGTCGCGCATCGAACATGACACTGACCTGCCGAGCCTGCGCCAGCTGGCACTCGATGAAGGGATGAAGAGCCTCAAGCAAAGTGGCCTGGATAAAGTCGAAACAGGACAGACGAGCATGGCGGAAGTGCTTCGTGTCACGGCCTGAAACGCTCGCCAAACCTTTTACCAGGCCAGGGAACTAGAATCGCGTAAACCCGATCAAAGCCCCCAGTTCACCTACGTTGGAGTCACCCCGAATGCGCTTCAAACTTGCAGCCGCAACCCTTGCCCTGCTCTCCCTGCCGGTTGGATCTGCCATGGCCGATACCTTCTGGCGCAACGTCATCTCGTCCGGCGCCACCACCGCGTCCTCTTACCTGACCTCCAAGGATCACAAACTGGTCGTGGCTGCCCAGGATGATGCCGGCAGCTTTGTCGCCAGTGAAGGCGCGATTCGCGGCCCGTACCTGGAAGCGGCAATGCACAAAGTCCGCGCCGACAACCCGGGTTTGAACGTCAGCGATATGGAACTGGCCAATGCAATCCTGGCCAAGAATGCGGTAGCTGAGTAACAAACCTCAAAAGCATCGCGGGTCAAGCCCGCTCCTACAAACCTGTAGGAGCGGGCTTGACCCGCGATGTGCCATACCGCTTAACGATAGTCATCCACCGGTACACAGGCACAAAACAGATTCCTGTCCCCATACACATTGTCGACCCGGTTCACCGCCGGCCAGTACTTGTGCATCCGCGCATGAGCACTGGGCGCCACGCCCTGGGCAATGCTGTAAGGTCGCTCCCACACTCCGAGCACATCCTCGAGCGTATGCGGCGCACGCTTGAGCGGGTTGTCCTCCGCCGGCCAGTTACCCTCCTCAACCTCGCGGATCTCGGCGCGAATGCTCAGCATCGCCTCGACAAAACGATCCAGCTCGGCCTTCGACTCACTCTCGGTCGGCTCGACCATCAAGGTCCCCGGCACCGGGAAGGACATGGTCGGTGCGTGGAAACCGTAATCCATCAAGCGCTTGGCCACATCCTCCTCGCTGATCCCGGTCAGGGCTTTCAGTGGCCGCAGATCGAGGATGCACTCATGGGCCACCCGTTCATTGCGGCCCCGGTAGAGCACCGGGAAAGCACCCGCCAACTGTTCGGCCAGGTAGTTGGCCGAGAGAATCGCCACCTCACTGGCATCGGCCAATTGCGGGCCCATCATGGCGATGTACATCCAACTGATCGGCAAGATGCTCGCACTGCCCCAGGGTGCGGCGCTGACGGCGGTGTTCTGCGGGTCGGGCCCGGGTAACGGTACCACCGGATGACTGGCGACAAAGGGCGCCAGGTGCGCACGAACACCAATCGGCCCCATGCCCGGGCCACCACCACCGTGGGGGATGCAAAAAGTCTTGTGCAGGTTCATGTGCGAGACATCGGCGCCAATATCCGCCGGCCGCGCCAGACCGACCTGGGCGTTGAGGTTGGCACCGTCCATGTACACCTGGCCACCGTGCTTGTGGATAACTTCACACATCTCACTGATGCCCTCCTCGTACACACCGTGGGTCGAGGGGTAGGTGGCCATCAGGCACGACAGCTGTTCGCCGGCCGCCTGTGCCTTGGCCTTGAGGTCGGCCAGATCGACGTTACCAGCCTGGTCGCACTCGACGATCACCACGCGCATCCCGGCCATCTGCGCCGAGGCCGGGTTGGTGCCATGGGCCGAGGCCGGGATCAGGCAGATATCGCGCTGGGGCTGGTGGCGGCTGCGGTGGTACTTGGCGATCGCCATCAGACCGGCGTACTCGCCCTGGGCACCGGAGTTGGGCTGCATGCAGATGGCATCGAAGCCGGTGATTGCACACAACCAGCTTTCCAGCTCGTCGATCATCGCCTTGTAACCCTGCACCTGGGCTGCCGGTGCAAAGGGATGCAACAGGGCAAAGCCCGGCCAGGTAATCGGGATCATCTCGCTGCTGGCATTGAGCTTCATGGTGCACGAACCCAGCGGGATCATTGACTGGTTCAGCGCCAGGTCCTTGTTCTCCAGCTGCTTGAGGTAGCGCAGCATCTCGGTTTCGCTGTGGTGCAGGTTGAACACCGGATGGCTGAGGAACGCCGAGCGCCGCACCAGCGCCGGTGGAATGCCTTCGGGCTGCGCCAGGGCATCGAGGGTGGCGATATCCAGCCCGTGGTCGGCCCCCAGAAAGATATCGAACAGGCGCATGACCGTGCCTTCGTCGCAGGTTTCGTCAAGGCTCACGCCCAGTTGCCCGCGGCCAAGTATCCGCAGGTTGACCTGCGCCGCTTCGGCGCTCTGGATGATTGCCGTCTGACTGCCGCCAACTTCCAGGGTCAGGGTGTCGAAGAAGTGTTCATTGAGGCGCTTGATGCCTTTGCTCTCAAGGCCTGCGGCCAGCACAAAGGTCAGCGCATGCACACGCTGGGCAATACGCTGCAAACCTTGCGGACCGTGATACACCGCATAGAACGCGGCGATATTGGCCAGCAGCACCTGGGCCGTGCAGATGTTGGAGTTGGCCTTCTCGCGGCGGATGTGCTGCTCGCGGGTCTGCAGGGCCATGCGTAGCGCAGTATTGCCCCGGGCGTCCTTGGAAACACCAATGATGCGCCCCGGCATGGCCCGTTTGAACTCGTCACGGCAGGCAAAAAACGCCGCATGCGGGCCACCAAAGCCCATGGGTACGCCAAAACGCTGGGACGAGCCCAGCACCACGTCTGCGCCCTGCTCGCCCGGCGGCATCAGCATCACCAGGCTGAGCAGATCAGCCGCGACGCAGGCCAGTGCCTGCTGGGCATGCAGCTGGGTAATCAACGGGCGCAGATCACGCACTTCGCCGTGGGTGTCGGGGTACTGCAGCAAGGCCCCGAATACCTGGTGCTTGGCGAGGTTATCCACAGTGTCGATGATCAGCTCGAAGCCGAAGCCCTCGGCACGTGTCTGCAGCACTGAGAGGGTTTGCGGGTGACAGTGTTCATCGGCGAAGAAGGCATTGCTTTTCGACTTGGCCATGCGTTTGGCCAGAGCCATGGCTTCGGCCGCGGCAGTGGCTTCGTCGAGTAACGAGGCGTTAGCCAGGTCCAGGCCGGTGAGGTCGATGATCATCTGCTGGAAATTGAGCAAGGCTTCCAGGCGGCCCTGGGCGATTTCCGGTTGGTATGGGGTGTAGGCGGTGTACCAGCCCGGGTTTTCCAGGACGTTACGCAAAATGACCGTGGGGGTGACGGTGCCGTGGTAGCCCATGCCGATCAGGCTGGTCCAC encodes:
- a CDS encoding Lrp/AsnC family transcriptional regulator; this encodes MHSELDAYDRRILALLQDDASLSSAQIAERVGLSQSPCWRRIQRLKEEGVIRAQVTLLDRKKIGLNTQIFAEVKLNAHGRSNFTEFTEAIRGFPEVLECYVLMGAVDFLLRIVTPDIEAYERFFFEKLSMVPGIQEVNSTVALSEIKSTTSLPVLP
- a CDS encoding CYTH domain-containing protein; amino-acid sequence: MHKETEIKLRVSRETLAALREHPLLNKRNKSGWQSRELLNQYFDTPERDLAAAKVALRLRRDGDVVIQTLKTRGQSVAGLSQRNEHEWQLPKAKLDLKKLDDTCWPAELAEVDKKTIKALFTTDFTREYAEIAWGRGKAKVVIEAALDLGTVVAGKQKEAICELELELREGAPEALLELAAELSASLPLFPCDISKAERGYRLLDPASYALSLPAAQLSAEMPLDEAFAALALQLLGASQRLAEQYHFTGHWRLLQDWVQALAELRALLSSLGQAAPRPTTATLRSSLDALLEDWRPLVLAGNDDEDVRRAAPEQFAEELLDTRWGQFSLEASRWLLARGWTVERNKRGDRQGAAQLANWLNVLLADEAKALNLPLYHRQPEDLAEQLPRIERLLAWLHHARQVLESPDLDRLFGELNKLQELANLPISDEVEADVRTEVLEARAQQAMAVFQSRGWKHLLRK
- the gcvP gene encoding aminomethyl-transferring glycine dehydrogenase, translated to MSQSPSLSQLQDRNPFLRRHLGPDTSEQQAMLATLGVGSRRELIEQTVPPGIRLNRLLELPSALDEQAALARLKGYAEQNQVWTSLIGMGYHGTVTPTVILRNVLENPGWYTAYTPYQPEIAQGRLEALLNFQQMIIDLTGLDLANASLLDEATAAAEAMALAKRMAKSKSNAFFADEHCHPQTLSVLQTRAEGFGFELIIDTVDNLAKHQVFGALLQYPDTHGEVRDLRPLITQLHAQQALACVAADLLSLVMLMPPGEQGADVVLGSSQRFGVPMGFGGPHAAFFACRDEFKRAMPGRIIGVSKDARGNTALRMALQTREQHIRREKANSNICTAQVLLANIAAFYAVYHGPQGLQRIAQRVHALTFVLAAGLESKGIKRLNEHFFDTLTLEVGGSQTAIIQSAEAAQVNLRILGRGQLGVSLDETCDEGTVMRLFDIFLGADHGLDIATLDALAQPEGIPPALVRRSAFLSHPVFNLHHSETEMLRYLKQLENKDLALNQSMIPLGSCTMKLNASSEMIPITWPGFALLHPFAPAAQVQGYKAMIDELESWLCAITGFDAICMQPNSGAQGEYAGLMAIAKYHRSRHQPQRDICLIPASAHGTNPASAQMAGMRVVIVECDQAGNVDLADLKAKAQAAGEQLSCLMATYPSTHGVYEEGISEMCEVIHKHGGQVYMDGANLNAQVGLARPADIGADVSHMNLHKTFCIPHGGGGPGMGPIGVRAHLAPFVASHPVVPLPGPDPQNTAVSAAPWGSASILPISWMYIAMMGPQLADASEVAILSANYLAEQLAGAFPVLYRGRNERVAHECILDLRPLKALTGISEEDVAKRLMDYGFHAPTMSFPVPGTLMVEPTESESKAELDRFVEAMLSIRAEIREVEEGNWPAEDNPLKRAPHTLEDVLGVWERPYSIAQGVAPSAHARMHKYWPAVNRVDNVYGDRNLFCACVPVDDYR
- a CDS encoding GspE/PulE family protein gives rise to the protein MHTPGEDRWLDLDTLLGELVADQLISPIDRASFPPVQSDQHPLEWIASQQLAERLDLNSLCQWLARRSGQPYLHIDPLETDLARLTGLMSAGFARCHGILAVAADAHSVTVASAQPYVCAWEADLAQVLQRPIKRVLASPVQIRQLSQAFFQVAQSVSGASLQQLTPTAANNLEQLLELGARGSEAQANDAHIVSIVDWLLQYAFEQRASDIHLEPRRDQGQLRFRIDGVLHPVYQFPAPVTLAVVSRLKSLGRMNVAEKRRPQDGRIKTRLPGGAEVELRLSTLPTTFGEKLVLRVFDPQLLQQDFAQLGLDGDDLTRWLAMLDHRHGIILVTGPTGSGKTSTLYASLKHLATAQINLCTVEDPIEMVEPGFNQLQVQPAIDLDFAAGTRALLRQDPDVIMIGEIRDLETAQVAIQAALTGHLVLSTLHTNDACGAVTRLLELGIAPYLLKASLIGVMAQRLVRTLCKHCKGSQPSDQPAGCRECRQTGYHGRSALFELLSVGDAFRSRIEHDTDLPSLRQLALDEGMKSLKQSGLDKVETGQTSMAEVLRVTA
- a CDS encoding DUF2388 domain-containing protein, with product MRFKLAAATLALLSLPVGSAMADTFWRNVISSGATTASSYLTSKDHKLVVAAQDDAGSFVASEGAIRGPYLEAAMHKVRADNPGLNVSDMELANAILAKNAVAE